CCGTCCATGTTCACGAGCTTGACGTCCTTCTTCGGGTCGAGCCCGGCCTTGTCGAGCATGTCGAGCAGGATCACGTGACTGGACGACGAGAACGGCACGCCGATGCGCTTGCCCCGCAGGTCGGCCATGGTCTTCACCGAGCGCTGCGCGACCAGCCCCTCCTGCCGCAGATACTTGTCCTGGCTGCCGATGAGCACGAACGAGTCGTCACCCGAGGCCATCAGCGAGAGCGCGGACACCGCCCCGGTCGAGGCGAAGTCGACGTCGCCCGACGCGACCGCCGTCATCCGCGCGCTCGACGTGTCGAAGCTCTTGAAGTCGACATCGACCCCGGCCTTCTCGAAGAAGCCCTGCTCGACCGCGACCATCGCCGGATAGTGCCCGAGCCACGTGGACCCGCCGTAGGTGATCGGACCGGTCTCGGCATCCTTGCCGCCACCACAGCCGGCCAGGACGAGGGTCAGGCCGAGAACGACGGCGACACCACGTACGAGACCAACCCGAGGCAAGGCAGAGCGGCGCATGGCGTACTCCTTAGACGACGGCATCGGCGCTCACCGCTCGCATATGGAGGGACGCGCCCGAGCCCGGCCATGCTAGCGCCCGGGTCACCACAGGGGGCAACGCCGCCCCCCACGGTGAAACCGGCGTGCTGCCACCTCACGGTGGTCGGTCGTGGACTCGGTTCAGTCTCGGTCTCTGTGC
The window above is part of the Streptosporangiales bacterium genome. Proteins encoded here:
- a CDS encoding PhnD/SsuA/transferrin family substrate-binding protein; this translates as MPSSKEYAMRRSALPRVGLVRGVAVVLGLTLVLAGCGGGKDAETGPITYGGSTWLGHYPAMVAVEQGFFEKAGVDVDFKSFDTSSARMTAVASGDVDFASTGAVSALSLMASGDDSFVLIGSQDKYLRQEGLVAQRSVKTMADLRGKRIGVPFSSSSHVILLDMLDKAGLDPKKDVKLVNMDGTDMVQPFRSGQIDAATVWQPSFAELRKLPGAHVLGYDTDTSFFKQYGFAPGPDVLVMRKEFVEDQPERARKVADAYFQGLDWLKADAKRAVPVLTGYTKLEAKEQQDYLADVTWLGKDDQVKFMAADGEFVKSLDDLAALMARHKLIGQAPKVGDWVNTDVYSGG